DNA sequence from the Candidatus Sulfuricurvum sp. RIFRC-1 genome:
CGTCGTGATACCGAAAACGACCAACGTATAAAACATCAGATCGGCTCGCTTGGCGGCTTTTTGAGAGACCACTGTGACCAATCCCCACACAACCGCACATCCGAGAAAATAAGCGCTATCGATATTCAAAAACGCGAAACCTTCAAACGGGACACGAAGCAAAATTAGAGCACCTAAAATTCCGATGGAGAGGGCACCGATTTGACGGGTTGAAACCTTCGTCCCTAAAAATGAGATCGAGAGAATATAGGTGATGATCGGGGCAAGAGACGTAACCATCGTCCCTCCGTAGCCCGCATCGCCGTGGGAAAGTCCCGCGAAAAAAAGATAATTAAACAACGATGTTAATATCCCCGCGATCACCATGTACATTAAACCTTTTCGGTCTGTTTTGAGGGGTGTTTTTAAATACCAAATGATAGGGATGATGCTGATAAAAGAGATCGCATAACGCCAAAAAGCGGCAACTTCCGCATTGGAGTGTTCCGCCGCAACCTTCCCCGCCGTCCACGCAAACCCCCAAAAGAGCATTGCGACAACCATGCCGATTAAATAGATATTTGTAGATTCTTTTTTCATGGCGTGATTGTGCGACTTTTTGGCTTTGAGGTGGGTGAATTTAATTTTTAATTTAGAAATTATATTAAGAACTGTAAAACTATGCAGAAATAAAAGATTTTTCTTTTGTTTCGTCGTTCGAAGCACTCAGAATCTGTTCTAAAAAGCCTATCTCAGCGATCCCCGATTTTTGCTCATCATTGCGAACACTCTGCATTTGCTCCAACATTTCAGAGCTCATGAGCATTTCACTCTCTTTGCCCTTTTTCTCTTCCTCTGCTTTTTGTGTCTCCATCATCTCCTCGATGAGTTGCTTTTTAAAGTCACTTACCATTTTGTTTATGTCCATCGGGATTTCGGGGTTTTTCTCTTTTTCTTTCAGTAGTTTTGCACGGTACTCTTCGACAAGGGCTTTGATCTTTTCTTCGTCCAGTTCTTTGAGAAAAACAGCGGCACCTTTGGTGCGCAAGTCATCTTTAAACTTGCTCAGTTCATTATCTTCGGCATTGATCTCATCGCGTGTTTTATACTCTTGTGCTGGATAAAACTGTGCAATCAATGCCGCATAATCTTGATCGATACTCTCATCATTAGGTATGCAGGGTAACGAATTGAGCGACGTATTGAGAACAGAGGCTACATTCATGATAATCT
Encoded proteins:
- a CDS encoding DMT family transporter, with product MKKESTNIYLIGMVVAMLFWGFAWTAGKVAAEHSNAEVAAFWRYAISFISIIPIIWYLKTPLKTDRKGLMYMVIAGILTSLFNYLFFAGLSHGDAGYGGTMVTSLAPIITYILSISFLGTKVSTRQIGALSIGILGALILLRVPFEGFAFLNIDSAYFLGCAVVWGLVTVVSQKAAKRADLMFYTLVVFGITTFINMLFALPHRPFDFGAYDEVFWWTILFIGVIPGTFSTALYFVSAGKVGAHRTGVFMFIVPVGAIVSSWVVYGETLAISTLFGCLMAFMAVILFNMRKAKGAT